A region of Leishmania infantum JPCM5 genome chromosome 31 DNA encodes the following proteins:
- a CDS encoding putative vacuolar-type proton translocating pyrophosphatase 1 yields MAGRILIVPLAVALLAVAVAAKEPLNPIATPANTNVDKAVAQNAGDINAAPLARPLMSAETASVVIVLAAAVGFSFAMYWWYALSFIKITPGKDQGLRNAHLTDEVMRNVYVIYTRISEGATAFLMSEYKYMAVFMSGFGTLIFFLLGIALSSPQEGHVPPQSPWMNASLSLFAFLVGAVTSVGAGWIGMRIAVYTNARTAVMATSGGDDGDQASGFRLGFQTALRGGITMGFGLTSMGLFALFATVKVVAAYFGSGVETIPELYECVAAFGLGGSAIACFGRVGGGIYTKAADVGADLVGKVENNIPEDDPRNPGVIADCIGDNVGDIAGMGSDLFGSFGEASCAALVVAAGSAELTASFTSMMYPLLITAVGVIVCIVVATMGATNSGVHRSHDIEPALKRQLLLSTIGATIVLIFLTEVALPPTFSVGGMESSRWGALICVLCGLWSGLIIGYTTEYYTSNAYRPVQEIAEACETGAATNIIYGLALGYLSVVPPILAMCTTIYVSYRMCGVYGFALAALGILSTMSVALTIDAYGPISDNAGGIAEMSHMGHEIREITDALDAAGNTTAAIGKGFAIGSAALVALALYGAYVSRVAIPVVNILDSRVMPGLLFGAMLPYWFSAMTMKSVGVAAMDMVNEIRRQFQDPEVAEGRKEPDYESCVAIATKAALNQMIPPAALVMLSPIVVGILFGKYTLAGLLPGAIVSGVQMAISASNTGGAWDNAKKYIEQGGLRDKNKGKGSPQHGAAVIGDTVGDPLKDTSGPALNILIKLMAIISVVFAPVFQSKMGGIVLNLIE; encoded by the coding sequence ttggcggcggcagtgggcTTCTCCTTTGCCATGTACTGGTGGTACGCCCTGTCATTCATCAAGATTACCCCTGGTAAGGATCAGGGCCTGCGCAATGCCCATCTCACGGACGAGGTGATGCGCAACGTGTACGTAATTTACACTCGCATATCCGAAGGCGCCACAGCGTTCTTGATGTCCGAGTACAAGTACATGGCCGTGTTCATGTCTGGCTTCGGCACGCTGATCTTCTTCCTTCTCGGCATCGCGCTCTCTTCGCCTCAGGAGGGCcacgtgccgccgcagtcCCCATGGATGAACGCTAGCCTCTCCCTGTTTGCTTTCCTGGTGGGTGCAGTCACGTCGGTGGGGGCAGGCTGGATCGGCATGCGCATTGCCGTGTACACGAACGCGCGCACGGCTGTGATGGCGACTtctggcggcgatgacggcgatCAGGCCAGCGGTTTTAGGCTCGGCTTCCAGACGGCTCTCCGCGGCGGTATCACGATGGGCTTTGGCCTCACTTCGATGGGTCTCTTCGCGCTATTCGCCACCGTGAAGGTTGTGGCGGCGTACTTTGGCAGCGGTGTCGAGACGATACCGGAGCTGTACGAATGCGTGGCGGCGTTTGGCCTTGGCGGGTCGGCCATCGCCTGCTTCGGTCGTGTGGGTGGCGGCATCTACACCAAGGCTGCCGATGTTGGAGCTGATCTTGTGGGCAAGGTGGAGAACAATATCCCTGAGGACGACCCGCGCAACCCTGGCGTGATTGCCGACTGCATTGGCGACAACGTGGGTGACATCGCTGGCATGGGCTCTGACCTCTTTGGCAGCTTCGGCGAGGCGTCATGCGCTGCGCTCGTAGTGGCGGCCGGCTCTGCTGAGTTGACAGCCTCTTTCACATCCATGATGTACCCGCTGCTCATCACGGCCGTCGGTGTGATCGTGTGCATTGTAGTGGCCACTATGGGCGCCACCAATAGCGGCGTGCACCGCTCTCACGACATCGAGCCGGCCCTGAAGCGTCAGTTGCTGTTGTCGACGATCGGCGCGACAATTGTGCTGATCTTTCTCACCGaagtggcgctgccgccgaccTTCAGCGTGGGCGGCATGGAGAGCTCGCGCTGGGGCGCCCTCATCTGCGTCCTGTGCGGTCTCTGGTCTGGCCTTATCATCGGCTACACAACCGAGTACTACACCTCCAATGCCTACCGCCCAGTGCAGGAGATTGCGGAGGCATGCGAGACAGGTGCCGCCACGAACATCATCTACGGCCTGGCACTCGGTTACCTTTCTGTGGTGCCCCCAATCCTCGCCATGTGCACGACGATCTATGTGTCCTACCGCATGTGCGGCGTGTACGGCTTTGCCCTCGCCGCGCTCGGTATTCTCTCGACCATGTCCGTCGCCCTGACGATCGACGCGTACGGTCCCATTTCCGATAACGCCGGCGGTATTGCGGAGATGTCGCACATGGGCCACGAGATTCGCGAGATCACGGATGCACTGGATGCGGCTGGCAACACAACCGCTGCCATCGGCAAGGGCTTCGCCATTGGTTCGGCTGCGCTTGTCGCGCTGGCACTCTACGGCGCCTACGTGTCGCGTGTGGCGATCCCCGTGGTGAACATCCTCGACTCGCGCGTGATGCCTGGTCTGCTCTTCGGCGCCATGCTGCCGTACTGGTTCTCCGCAATGACGATGAAGTCTGTCGGCGTTGCGGCCATGGACATGGTGAACGAAATCCGCCGTCAGTTCCAGGACCCTGAAGTGGCTGAGGGCCGCAAGGAGCCAGACTACGAGAGCTGCGTGGCCATTGCCACTAAGGCTGCTCTGAACCAGATGAttccgccggcggcgctggtgatgCTGTCCCCGATCGTGGTTGGCATTCTCTTCGGGAAGTACACTCTGGCCGGTCTGCTGCCCGGCGCGATCGTGTCAGGCGTGCAGATGGCTATCTCGGCCTCCAACACCGGCGGTGCGTGGGACAACGCGAAGAAGTATATTGAGCAGGGTGGCCTGCGTGACAAAAACAAGGGCAAAGGCTCcccgcagcacggcgccgccgtcatcggTGACACCGTCGGCGACCCGCTCAAGGATACCTCAGGCCCGGCGCTCAATATTCTCATCAAGCTCATGGCCATCATTTCCGTTGTGTTTGCACCGGTGTTCCAGTCGAAGATGGGCGGTATTGTGCTGAACCTTATCGAGTAG